A genome region from Proteus vulgaris includes the following:
- the yidC gene encoding membrane protein insertase YidC has protein sequence MDSQRNLLFIALLFVSFLIWQQWEGDKVSQNTTTTAQVSQQADVPSSDSLAVTGNSNEQAKLITVKTDVLDLRINTQGGTIDEADLLAYPAELNSQTPFRLLETTPQFLYQAQSGLIGPDGPDQKSRPVYSADKNEFVLGENQDELRVPMTFVNEEGVKFVKTFILKKGQYDIGIDYKIENTTDKTLTMNFYGQLKQSVKLPESRDTGSSNFALHTYRGAAYSSDETNYKKYSFGDIEDKNLSITTNNGWVAMLQQYFATAWVPSKDSQNNNFYSITLENKSIALIGYKSAPVTIAPNSSADISSTLWVGPEIQSEMSAIAPHLDLSVDYGWLWFISQPLFKLLKFLHSFIGNWGFSIIMITFIVRGIMYPLTKAQYTSMAKMRLLQPKLAALRERIGDDKQRMSQEMMALYKQEKVNPLGGCLPLIIQMPIFLALYYMLMGSVELRHAPFMLWIQDLSAQDPYYILPLLMGVTMFIIQKLSPTAVTDPMQQKIMTFMPVVFTVFFLWFPSGLVLYYIVSNLVTIIQQQLIYRGLEKRGLHSRDKK, from the coding sequence ATGGATTCGCAACGCAATCTTCTATTCATCGCTTTGCTGTTCGTTTCTTTCCTGATCTGGCAGCAGTGGGAGGGTGATAAAGTTTCACAAAACACCACCACTACTGCTCAGGTCTCGCAACAAGCGGACGTGCCAAGTAGTGATAGTCTTGCTGTAACTGGTAACAGCAATGAGCAGGCAAAATTGATTACCGTAAAAACTGACGTACTTGATCTTCGTATCAATACTCAGGGCGGTACTATCGATGAGGCTGATTTGTTAGCCTATCCCGCCGAGCTTAATTCACAGACACCTTTCCGTTTACTGGAAACTACACCACAGTTTCTGTATCAGGCGCAAAGTGGCTTAATCGGCCCTGATGGCCCAGATCAGAAATCTCGCCCAGTTTATAGTGCTGATAAAAACGAATTCGTACTTGGTGAAAACCAAGATGAGTTACGTGTACCTATGACTTTTGTCAATGAAGAAGGCGTAAAATTCGTCAAAACCTTCATTCTGAAGAAAGGTCAGTACGATATCGGTATTGATTACAAAATTGAGAATACAACAGATAAAACGTTGACCATGAACTTCTACGGTCAGTTAAAACAATCTGTTAAATTGCCAGAAAGCCGTGATACTGGTAGCAGCAACTTTGCGCTACACACTTATCGTGGCGCGGCATACTCATCCGATGAAACCAACTATAAAAAATACAGTTTTGGTGATATCGAAGATAAAAACTTATCTATAACCACTAATAATGGTTGGGTTGCAATGTTACAACAGTACTTTGCAACAGCATGGGTTCCTTCTAAAGATAGTCAGAACAATAACTTCTACTCTATCACTTTAGAAAACAAATCTATTGCTCTGATTGGTTATAAATCAGCACCGGTGACAATTGCACCAAATAGCAGTGCTGACATCAGCTCAACATTATGGGTTGGTCCAGAAATTCAGTCAGAAATGTCAGCCATTGCGCCACATTTAGACCTGTCTGTAGATTACGGTTGGTTATGGTTTATCTCTCAGCCACTGTTTAAACTGTTGAAATTCCTTCACAGCTTTATCGGTAACTGGGGCTTCTCCATCATCATGATCACCTTTATCGTTCGTGGTATCATGTATCCGCTGACTAAAGCACAGTATACTTCCATGGCGAAAATGCGTTTACTGCAACCAAAATTGGCTGCACTGCGTGAACGTATTGGTGATGACAAACAACGTATGAGCCAAGAAATGATGGCGTTATACAAACAAGAGAAAGTGAATCCTCTGGGTGGTTGTTTACCGCTGATTATCCAGATGCCAATCTTCCTTGCATTGTATTACATGCTGATGGGTTCTGTTGAATTACGTCATGCGCCATTTATGTTATGGATCCAAGATTTATCGGCGCAAGATCCGTACTACATCCTGCCATTATTAATGGGTGTAACAATGTTCATCATTCAGAAACTGTCTCCTACGGCAGTGACGGATCCGATGCAACAAAAAATCATGACCTTTATGCCGGTTGTGTTTACTGTATTCTTCCTGTGGTTCCCATCAGGTCTAGTTCTGTACTATATCGTCAGTAACTTAGTGACCATTATCCAACAGCAGCTAATTTACCGCGGCTTGGAAAAACGTGGCTTACACAGCAGAGACAAAAAATAA
- the mnmE gene encoding tRNA uridine-5-carboxymethylaminomethyl(34) synthesis GTPase MnmE: protein MHSTDTIVAQATPPGRGGVGILRVSGPKAALVAQTVLGKLPKPRYADYLPFRNDDNSVLDQGIALFFPNPNSFTGEDVLELQGHGGPVILDLLLKRILQIPGVRIANPGEFSERAFLNDKLDLAQAEAIADLIDASSEQAARSAINSLQGAFSSHINEMVESLTHLRIYVEAAIDFPDEEIDFLSDGIIEGKLNAVIAELDDVRAQARQGSLLREGMKVVIAGRPNAGKSSLLNALAGREAAIVTDIAGTTRDVLREHIHIDGMPLHIIDTAGLREARDKVERIGIERAWKEIEQADRVLFMVDSTTTDATAPEDIWPEFMARLPSTLPVTVIRNKSDLTGEPAEITSQGDYPMIRLSARDGMGIELLRSHLKEAMGFNSNTEGGFLARRRHLQALNTAAEHLQQGHEQLVYAKSGELLAEELRLAQQALSEITGEFTSDDLLGRIFSSFCIGK from the coding sequence ATGCATAGCACTGATACTATCGTCGCTCAGGCCACACCTCCGGGAAGAGGCGGTGTTGGTATCCTACGCGTTTCTGGCCCCAAAGCAGCCCTTGTGGCACAAACCGTTTTAGGCAAATTGCCGAAACCTCGTTATGCCGATTACCTGCCATTTCGCAATGATGACAACTCAGTGCTTGATCAGGGTATCGCCCTTTTCTTCCCAAATCCGAACTCATTTACAGGTGAAGATGTTCTAGAATTACAAGGTCATGGCGGCCCCGTTATTCTGGATTTATTACTAAAACGCATTTTACAAATTCCTGGTGTGCGTATTGCAAACCCTGGAGAATTTTCTGAACGTGCATTTTTAAATGACAAACTCGACTTAGCACAAGCCGAAGCGATTGCAGATTTAATTGATGCCAGCTCAGAACAAGCGGCACGTTCAGCGATTAATTCATTACAAGGTGCATTTTCCTCTCATATTAACGAGATGGTAGAGTCATTAACTCACTTACGTATTTATGTTGAAGCAGCGATTGATTTCCCAGATGAAGAGATTGATTTTCTTTCTGACGGTATCATTGAAGGAAAGCTTAACGCGGTTATTGCTGAATTAGATGATGTTCGAGCTCAAGCTCGCCAAGGTAGCCTGTTACGTGAAGGGATGAAAGTGGTTATCGCTGGTCGCCCTAATGCAGGTAAATCAAGCCTATTAAATGCATTAGCAGGTCGAGAAGCTGCCATTGTCACGGATATTGCGGGTACAACGCGTGATGTATTGCGTGAGCATATTCATATTGATGGTATGCCTCTGCATATTATCGATACAGCAGGTTTACGTGAAGCCCGTGATAAAGTGGAACGTATTGGTATTGAACGTGCTTGGAAAGAGATTGAGCAAGCAGATAGAGTGCTCTTTATGGTGGATAGTACGACTACCGATGCAACAGCACCTGAAGATATTTGGCCTGAGTTTATGGCTCGTTTACCTAGCACACTGCCGGTCACCGTTATTCGCAACAAATCAGATTTAACGGGTGAACCTGCCGAGATCACCTCGCAAGGTGACTATCCGATGATCCGTTTATCTGCCCGTGATGGAATGGGCATTGAGTTACTACGCTCACACCTTAAAGAAGCCATGGGCTTTAACAGCAATACTGAAGGGGGCTTCTTAGCGCGCCGCCGTCATTTACAGGCATTAAATACCGCAGCAGAACATTTACAGCAAGGCCATGAACAGCTGGTTTATGCAAAATCGGGTGAATTATTGGCAGAAGAGTTAAGACTGGCTCAACAAGCATTAAGTGAAATTACTGGTGAATTTACCTCGGATGATTTATTAGGCCGTATTTTCTCAAGTTTCTGTATTGGGAAGTAA